Part of the Rhipicephalus microplus isolate Deutch F79 unplaced genomic scaffold, USDA_Rmic scaffold_72, whole genome shotgun sequence genome, GCTAAGAGGAGAGAGAAGACAGATGCTGAGTAAGCACCTACTGGGATGTTTGTGTTAGCTCTGTCTTGTTTCAGAACAAGAGCTATTTACATCTTGGGAACGTGCTTAAAGCTACCTCTTTGCAATCCACATTAGTATTATTAAACTTACTCTATTATAAACTAAAGTGGATTTTTCTAACACTCAGAAAGCATATTTGTTCACATCCATTCTGTAACTATGTGCTTTGAGTATATACGTTGGTAATGAATACAAACGGCATAAGTACGCCAAGTTCAATCCTATAATGATCCTAATTGACTGCTGTTCAACAAGTAAATGCAGTGCTTATgatcagatatatatatatgataacaCAAAACAAGCATATTATGCGTTATTTGCCTCCTTGTTTGACAACGACATTATGTTGGGCATCAGACTGTTTTGTCCAGctggaaaagaaaacacaaaaaaagctgTTGCGTAATTTATGGTCCTGTTCAAGCAGGCTGGTTCTTGCCATATGCCATAggtaaaagaaaaaacaaagccaCTGCTCAACTTACACCTAATTTTCTTTATAGCACGTCAATATTACCTAGCTGCTAAAGTCATGTATTCAATGCCTTGTGtgttggaaagaaaaacaaagagtaGTTGTTTCATACAGATATCTGTTTTTGTGTATTGCGGGCCACACAAAGTACAAATGACTCTCTTGTTTAGGGCTGGCCGCTCTACCGATTCTTCTGAGAAGAAGAGCCCGACAAAAGCAGTGTCTCCAGTCAAAGCCGAAGGTGTGTTGAACAACAGCGAGCTTGCAGGTTTCTTTTTTGTGACCTTATTGGATGGAAGCATAACTGTCACATTTTATTAAGTATCACATTTTGTCTATTGTCTTTATGATATTGAATGTACATTAAAATGAAACATTAGGAGTTTCTCTTTGAGATCCTTATTGTCAATAATTTCCCCTTCACAGGTCAGCTATAAAATGAGAAAATGAAAGTTATAGTTTCATGTTTGTATTTCGCTGCTGAACTTCAGCATGTGATCGCCACAGTAACGTCACGAATTTGGCAGCTTGCATATTTTCACTACAGTGGTTCAATAAGCTTTTCTTCAGTTTACTGTGTTAAGACTTTGTGTCCCCAAGACTACTATGTGAATAATATTTAGCAACAAGTGGTTACACAGGCCCTAGAAAATGCTGTccggattgatgacgtcacagtgagcTGTTGCAGAAACTTCACAATGTTGTTGccacttttgtttttctttttgtgcatttTCTTCCTTACCAAGCGTCCTCTCGCATTAAAAGTGGTGTTCTTTATTGTTAAAGGATAATTTACTACTATGAAGAaaattgtttgttttttctttagtgtctctttacaCTGTCTTTTCAATTGATAGGTTTGTAGAACAGCCTTTTATTATGACTTATTAATTCATTGTGCTGAAGTACTTCAATCGTGGTATCACTTCCTTAGATCATGGCTCGCCAACTGTAATGTGACCTTACTTATTTTCCATTGCTGCTGCAATTCACTTTGCAGTGTTACTAGCACAAGCTTTCTCATCACGTGAAAAAATCTACTATTTTTTCCTCTTCTGTTCTCGCTGCAGTGTTCATGACTCTGTATTACAGTAGCAGGCAGGCAAGGCTGTACCTTACTCATTTTCTTTGACGTTGTTTTACGCTGTTTTGAATCTGTTATCATTTTATGCATCAGCAGGTAATCAACGCAAGGCTTCTCCGGCAGCCAAGACTGCAGCTCGGCAAAAACAGACGTCACCGAAAACACCAGGTGCGAAGCTTTGAAACTGTAAAATGTTCTTGCAGTGATGCTGATGCTAGTATCAACTTAGTACTAGTTGATGAGGGATTTACTTCATTGGAATATCTGCCGTGCATTGGTGCCAACAATAAAACACACACTCGTAGTATAGTGGGCACGGCGGCGTCGTAGTGGGCACGGCGGCGTAGTTGAGTGGGCACGGCGGCGTCGTAAAGATGCAGCCTTCAAACCCGTTCCTGTTTATCCCGCAGATTGGAACCCTGCTGCTTCTTCtaggcctttctgcagcatgtgcgGAGCGACAACCAATGCTTCGACCTACTTTCAACGGCGATACGGATCTGCTGATAAACCCAGCCTCAACTGACGAACGCTACCGGTCCTTCAACGATGGCGCTGGTGTTACATCATCAGAGCCTCTGGGATCACCGATGACGTCACCATGTAACGATCCTTTAAAAGACAGCGCTTACGGCACAAtcggcagtgggcacggcggcgtcGTAAAGATGCAGCCTTCAAACCCGTTCCTGTTTATCCCGCAGATTGGAACCCTGCTGCTTCTTCtaggcctttctgcagcatgtgcgGAGCGACAACCAATGCTTCGACCTACTTTCAACGGCGATACGGATCTGCTGATAAACCCAGCCTCAACTGACGAACGCTACCGGTCCTTCAACGATGGCGCTGGTGTTACATCATCAGAGCCTCTGGGATCACCGATGACGTCACCATGTAACGATCCTTTAAAAGACAGCGCTTACGGCACAAtcggcagtgggcacggcggcgtcGTAAAGATGCAGCCTTCAAACCCGTTCCTGTTTATCCCGCAGGTGAGCAGACGCTATGTCAAGTCATTTCGCAGTAACGATGTCTGCCTAAttctgctgccgtgcccacggtcgcTTCGTGAAGCCTTTTGTAAACTGATTGTTTCCTTGCGCTTATTGCTACTGTTGAGCGGAGATGTTGAGTTGAACCCAGGCCCTGCActagacgccatagccgaacagtTAAAGCAAATTGCAGGAGACATTCAAGATATTAAGAAAGAAAAATCCGCAACAAACACCAGACTTGACGCGATTgacaaaaaacttgaaaagataactggccttgaaaaacaggtcactgagtGCAATAAACGAATATCTAACTTAGAAAAAAACCTAAAGGCTATGCAAATGAAAGTGGATGATCTAGAAAACCGGAGCCGTCGGTCCAACCTTGTCATTTATGGTGCTGAAGAACAACAAAATGAATCGCCAGACATGCTTGTCGAGTTGGTCGAAAAGAAGATTTTAGATGGTGTGCTACAGATAAAAACCAAGGGAATCGAAATAATCCACCGTCTAGGAAAAAAGAAGCCAGTTGGTATATCTAGACCCAGACCCATTATTCTAAGACTACTCGATCATCGAGACAAAGTTTCAATCCTCAGACAGTGTTCAAAGCTGAAGGGCTCAAGTTTCTCTATCAGTGAAGATTTTTCTCGTAATACTCGGGACATCAGAAAGAAACTGTGGGATCGAACGAAAGAACACCGGGACAGGCAAGAAAGGGTGTCACTGGTGCGCGATAAAGTGCGAATCAACGGTCAACTTTTTGCTTGGGATAGTGAACGAGAAGATATaattgcagtgaaaaaaaacgaagttgGCATAGAAAAAAGAGTCACTCGAAGTCGACAGAAGTAACCCTGTTGAATGTGAACGCACGTAGTCTTGTAAATAAAGTAGATCAATTCGAAGCTCTCCTTCTAGAAATTAAACCTGACATAGTTGCTGTCACGGAAACATGGCTGTACTCGGACATCCTAGACCATGAGGTCACGCCGCCAGGTTATGTGATTGTGCGCAAAGATAGAGAGACTAGAGGAGGGGGCGTGGCACTTTTTTTCAAGAAGGAATTGCGCTACTCTGTCTTACCGGGCAACCCTAGCATTGAAGCGGTGTGGTGCAAAGTGCAGCTGCAAAAGGGCTGTGTATTTGTTGGAGTTATTTACCGACCACCTAATGCTGAGACAAGTTATCTGGAACTTCTTCTGGATTATATGCACGATCACGTGACGGGTGGTATGATCATCATGGCTGGAGATCTCAATCTGCCTGAAATAGAATGGTCATCAAAAAAAGTGCGAAGTGCTGCAAATGACGTCATATTAGATATGTTGTTCAATTTTAACCTCGAACAACTGGTGCGCGTCCCCACACGTGTACAGGGCGTATCCAGCTCTATTCTAGATGTTGTGCTCGTTAGTGACCATTTTCCAGAAGACCAGGCGCGCATCGAAATCTTAGACGGAATATCTGATCACAACTCAGTCCTATGCACACTGCCTCTATCTGGTCTTTCTAGAATCCATAGCCCCGGTAGACACGTTCTTGCCTTTAacagagcagacgacgcagcaataATAACATATCTTAATCACGAATTTCTTGCCTTCTATGATCTTTGCATGGACAAAAATTTATCAATGGATCACATATGGTTACAATTCAAGGCACGTGTCATTCATTGCATTGAGAACTTTGTCCCCACACAGCGAAAAATTACAAGAAAGCATAATGCCTGGATCACACGTGACATAATTCATATAAAACGTAAAATCAGTAGGCTGAGGAAAGCTAGGTCTAGCTCACGAGCTGGCTACACCGCTCAGATCGCCACTTTATCAAGAACACTGAAAAGCAAAGTACGCTCTTCAAAAATTCACTATTTTGGTACCACGCTAGCAAAATTCATCAAAACCTCGCCAGGAAAATTTTGGCGCTATGTAAGTGGCAAACACAGTGGCCAAAACGCCTCCCCCTCGATAGACACAAAAGATAAGGCAGACAATTTCAACCGCTACTTTCAGTCCGTCTTTACGATCGATAATGGGCTAGTGCATCATCCCGAGATTaggccacccactgacaagaagttaTCTAAAACTCCGGAAATAACTGAAAGCGGTATACTGAATCTGCTGTTAAACCTCGATGATAAAAAGAGTTGTGGTCCAGATGGGATACCGAACGCTTTTCTCAAACGGTATGCGGAACCGGTTAGTAAGTACCTGCGCTTACTATTTACAAAATCTATTCAAGATTCGCAGATTCCCTCTGAATGGAAACTTGCAAAAATAATCCCAGTGCATAAATCTGGGGACAAATCGACTCCATCAAACTACAGGCCcatttctttaacttgcactagcTGTAAGCTACTCGAGCACATTATCCTTAAATTCATTACAAAGTTTGTCGAAGAAAATAACCTATTACACCccaaccaacacggttttcggAGTGGCCTATCGACCGTAACGCAACTAGCTGAAACAATTCACGATCTGGCCGAAGCCATTAATCAACACTCCCAAATTGATATAATCTTTATGGATTTTTCAAAAGCGTTCGACCGGGTTTCCCATGAAAAGCTAGTTTTCCAGCTGGTTTGCAAACTCGGGGATGGGCCAGTGACCCGTTGGATATCCAACTATTTGTCCGGTCGCCAACAATTTGTACACTGCAGTGATCACGTCTCTGACACATTAAACGTTACGtccggtgttcctcagggatccgtcttgGCACCGATATTATTTCTTCTATTCATAAACGATCTAACAGTCAACATTAACGCAAACATTaggctttttgcagacgactgcatattGTACAAACAGGTTAAAAGCTCCAGAGACCAAACTGAACTGAACGATGCCCTGAACGACGTTGTACGATGGTGTTCTAACTGGCAAATGGTGATTAATTCTGACAAAACAGTCGCCATGcaagtaacaaaaaagaaatcacgcCTACCTTTCCATTACGGTTACAACAACATCGTGCTACGAAATGTAAGCCAgtataaatatcttggtgtgaCTATAACTTCCGATCTCAGTTGGACAGTGCACCTAGAAAACATAGCCGAGAAAGCCTTAAAAAAATTATTCTTCCTTAAGCGGACGCTGCGCCACGCTGACCGAGACACTAAGCTTCTAGCATACGTCACACTTGTCAGACCAATCTTGGAGTATGCGAGCATAATCTGGTTTCCATTCACGGATAGTGGTATCAGCACGCTTGAAAGAGTCCAGCGCAAAGCGATTAGATTTATTTTTAACCGGTATCGTCGCCTCGACTCCCCAACACAATTACTACGCCACGCAGATTTGCCGACACTCGAAAGTCGAGCAAAAATTCATCGCCTAAAGTTCTTATACCTGTTATTGCACAACTGTCTTAAAATAGACCACGCTAAATACGTGAAAACCAAGACAACAAGGCAAACACGTCACACACATGATCACACACTCCAAGAGTACTCTTGCAACAATAACACAttctattattctttttttcctagATGCATTCGAGAATGGAATGCTCTTGACCGACTTATAGCCGAACAGCGTACAGTTGATGACTTTCTAGCAATGTTGCAAAATACACATAGCACTTAATCAAAACGCTGATTACATAGTATGTATTGTATTTTCATTTCCTTGTGTACTTCCTTGAATTGACTTGCTTGCCAACATTTGTATTTGCACCAACTTTTACAGCTATGATTTattatccttcttttcttttcaacGGGTGTAAAAT contains:
- the LOC119172393 gene encoding uncharacterized protein LOC119172393, which produces MQPSNPFLFIPQIGTLLLLLGLSAACAERQPMLRPTFNGDTDLLINPASTDERYRSFNDGAGVTSSEPLGSPMTSPYWNPAASSRPFCSMCGATTNASTYFQRRYGSADKPSLN